GTGACgtctataatatttataattatggtGGCTATCAAATTATGTTACAAGTGTTGTTAAAATTAtagtgatatttttttatattttaaaaaatatttttttaatttttaaattaaaaaattagaaaaaatatagataaacaataaaaataataaataatgtgaacaatgaatatatcggatgttcaattcactagTTCACTAGATATGCAAATAGTTacttaatattaagatttaggtagATAATTTAGGGggtgtaatatatttttactttattagaCCAATTTTATAGttcattgttcacattgttcacaaaaatcattatttacctaacaaaatcttaaaaaatattattaagtaataagaaaatattactttaatgTTAAGACagaaaaatgctaaaaaattagtaaaatttattatttttagtaaataattcgttaataatatttaaaaattaaattaataactaaaactaCTCCTAAAAGGTAATAAATTTTTCGCTTGCCTTTAACTTTTCTCTTTTAAGACTATGTACCTTGAAGAAAGGCATAGATAAACTgcaaaaaaattgagaagagtAAGAGATGGAACCTGGTGAGCTCGACAAATAAGATCGAGATCATGTTTCTTCAAGAACTCAGCAACCTTATCAGGTCCAAAGGTGTATGAAACACCTCTATCATTCTCTCCCCACCCTATGATTTGCCTATCAGGATCTGCCCAAAGAAGATCACACAAGAGCCCTTGATCTGGCACATCCACTGGCCTTTCAATGGCTTTGATTTGATCCAAGTTCTCAATCTCAGGAGATATCCCTCCATGCATGCACAGGATCTTCTCATCAATCACTGCAGCCACTGGCAAACAGTTGAAGCAATCTGTAAACACCTTCCATAAACGAACACTGAATCTCCGCTTGCACTCGTCGTAGAATCCGTATATTCTGTTGATTGAGGCGCATTCATGGTTTCCACGCAGAAGGAAAAAGTTTTCAGGGTATTTGATTTTGTACGCTAGAAGGAGGCATATTGTTTCTATGCTCTGTTTTCCTCTGTCCACGTAGTCTCCAAGGAACAGGTAGTTTGATTGCGGCGGAAAACCGCCGTATTCAAACAGCCGCAATAGGTCTGGGTATTGCCCGTGTATGTCGCCTACCATATCATCATATTATTAGCTCAAAACgttcatcaaatttcataaaatcTATCTCCAATATAAATTGCAAGAGAAAGTTTAGAgaccaatatttttattaaaatttaactagtaaaagaaaaatgggTAATTTTAtcctattaaatataattttataccattaaaaatattaataatggttaattaatagttataaattacaaaatctaCTGACATCTTAACACTCCTCTAAACTATATTATCAATCTTCTTAGTATTTTGGTTGTTTTTAATGtagtgaaaaatatttaaaagtaaaatttttttatgaataatatCTAAAGAGTAATATATaggttaatttttttggatattggATAAAAATTGGTGTAATCCTTTAATATTGAAAATTATggtattttacaaaattataggGCTATAGAATTCGCAGATTGCGAATTGtcagattaatatttttttaatttataaagacAATACACAGATTAcgtattgtattattttaatattaaattacaatacGCAGACTGcgtattgtattattttaatattaaattacaatacACAGTCTGCGTATTGTAAATACACAGTCTGCATATTGTCAGTACAATACATGTTCTGCGTATTGTGCTTGCACAGAGCAGCGCCCTCATAACACTGTAAAACTCAATTTTTTACAACATTAACGTAAAACTCTCTCCACTCTtccatattaaaataaaaaatcctaatatATAAGCTCgcagaatttatttatttttttcccgGTAATTAAtcagtaatttttaaaaatattgactaaaaatatattatagtgTTGTAGAACTATTAAACTAAAGATATTGAATTGTTGATAAAAAATACTAgccaatataaattaaaattattggtcCTCTAGCTTTTTCATatctaaattagtataaaaaaatttgatcggataatttaattttataaacttttaattattaaattagtttttaatattttattttgctagacaaattattttttatattaaattttcgTAAAAGATTAGACAAAATAATCCGCAttagtatttgataaaaaaacatatttgttcttaaaaatttttaaaattttcatataaatacttttatatagacaaataatctaatataaagactaatttatctaataaaataaattcttgtGACTAATTTTGGTGATTAAATTTGTCAAAGACTAAAGAATCTGATTAAAAATTCTttggaatattattattttttttatacaacaatcagttacatttttcttttccctttaaattttgtttcccTCCTCTTAACCTTTAATAATCTATGATTGTGGATCAAAGAAAAGTTAGTTTCTAGCCAAACCgatctaatatatatataatactgTGTCATACCCTGTTTTGATCGGTTCAATATGGATTAAGAATTCATTCTATTTCCACATGCAATGCAAACATAATTTCAATGATTCATGGAtattaagaagaagaaaagagagtattaattgaaattaaaaaaaaaggatggaatataagataatataataCCACAAACATTGATGGGAGCTTCCAACTCGAGGAGGTTGGGTTGGCTAAGAAGGATTTCTTTTGCGGTGATACAAATGTTGCGAATTTCTGACTCTACAAGATGAATCCGTTTGCCAACATTCTTCTTTGCTTCCAAAAGCCTTTCTATCAAACCATCCAATCCATCCATTCCCCGATTCCTCTCTgatctttcttttttctatacAATAAACTAATTTATTGATCTTCTCCTATTGGTATGAATCGGATCACAGAATGCAAAATAAGCAAAGAGGATCAGAAAGAAATGGTTGCTATTTTATGTGATATACAAGAAACAAATATTCCAAAAAAATAGCAGATTTGTTGATATATTTGGGATATA
This sequence is a window from Arachis duranensis cultivar V14167 chromosome 2, aradu.V14167.gnm2.J7QH, whole genome shotgun sequence. Protein-coding genes within it:
- the LOC107473288 gene encoding serine/threonine-protein phosphatase PP1 isozyme 1-like, with the translated sequence MDGLDGLIERLLEAKKNVGKRIHLVESEIRNICITAKEILLSQPNLLELEAPINVCGDIHGQYPDLLRLFEYGGFPPQSNYLFLGDYVDRGKQSIETICLLLAYKIKYPENFFLLRGNHECASINRIYGFYDECKRRFSVRLWKVFTDCFNCLPVAAVIDEKILCMHGGISPEIENLDQIKAIERPVDVPDQGLLCDLLWADPDRQIIGWGENDRGVSYTFGPDKVAEFLKKHDLDLICRAHQVVEDGYQFFADRQLVTIFSAPNYCGEFNNAGALMCVDETLLCSFQILKPLTAKTP